The DNA region ACCCCGCGGCTCGACGAGGCCACGCGGCGGGCACTGCGCGAGCTCCGCGGCTCCTACGCGATCGTGGTGCTCGCGAAGAGCGCGCCGGACCGACTCGTCGCCGCCAAGCACGGCGCGGGCAGCGTGGTGGTGGGGCTCGGCGCGGGGGAGACCTTCCTGGCCTCCGATATCCCCGCCCTCCTCGCCCACACGCGCGACATGGTCATCCTGGAGGACGAGGACGTGGCGGTGGTCACGCGCCACGGGGTGGACGTCACCAAGCTCGACGGGGCGCCGGCCGAGCGCACGCCCACGCGCATCCTCTGGGATCCCATCCTCGCCGAGAAGGGCGGCTACCGCCACTTCATGTTGAAGGAGATCTACGAGCAGCCGCGCGCCGCCGCGGACACTCTGCGCGGCCGGGTGTCGCCGGAGAGCGGCACCGTGGTCCTCCCGGACATCAACCTCGATCCTGAAGTAACAAGCGGTCTATCCCGAATCGTCCTCCTCGCCTGCGGCACCTCGTATCACGCGGCCATCGTGGGGCGCTTCCTCATGGAGCGCATCAGCGGGCTGCCCGCCGAGGTCGACGTGGCCTCGGAGTGGCGCTATCGCGACGCGCCGGTGGGCCCCGACACGCTGGTCATCGCGATGTCGCAGTCCGGCGAGACCGCCGACACCCTCGGCGCGGTCAAGGTGGCGCGGGCCAAGGGCGCGCCCATCGTGGGCATCACCAACGTGATCGGCTCCGCGCTCGCGCGCGAGTCCACGGGCGTCGTCTACACGCCGGCCGGGCCCGAGATCGGCGTGGCATCGTCGAAGACGTTCACCGCCACCATCATGGCCGCCTACCTCCTCGCCCTGTGGCTCGGGCGCCGGCGCGAGACGCTCACCGCGGACGAGGGCCGCAAGCACGTGCAGGGACTGCTCGAGCTGCCGCGCCTCATCGAGAAGACGCTCGAGCTCGACGCCCCGGTGGCCGC from Candidatus Methylomirabilota bacterium includes:
- the glmS gene encoding glutamine--fructose-6-phosphate transaminase (isomerizing), encoding MCGIVGYIGDKSAAEIILEGLKKLEYRGYDSAGVAVLGAEGLQVRRAAGRLKGLEGLVRERPVAGSIGVGHTRWATHGRPTDENAHPHTDGSGNLVVVHNGIIENYLPIKQRLLAEGHVFTSETDTEVIAHLIERHLQDTPRLDEATRRALRELRGSYAIVVLAKSAPDRLVAAKHGAGSVVVGLGAGETFLASDIPALLAHTRDMVILEDEDVAVVTRHGVDVTKLDGAPAERTPTRILWDPILAEKGGYRHFMLKEIYEQPRAAADTLRGRVSPESGTVVLPDINLDPEVTSGLSRIVLLACGTSYHAAIVGRFLMERISGLPAEVDVASEWRYRDAPVGPDTLVIAMSQSGETADTLGAVKVARAKGAPIVGITNVIGSALARESTGVVYTPAGPEIGVASSKTFTATIMAAYLLALWLGRRRETLTADEGRKHVQGLLELPRLIEKTLELDAPVAALARELARYKDFLFLGRGIHYPIALEGALKLKELSYLHAEGYPAGEMKHGPIALIDEGLPVVALIPKDATYDRMMGNVEEVRARDGRVIALAHEGDREAKAKADWVIPVPAAEELLSPILMAIPLQLLAYHVAVRLGRDVDQPRNLAKSVTVE